Proteins encoded within one genomic window of Jiangella mangrovi:
- a CDS encoding SulP family inorganic anion transporter, which translates to MRVPAPGWVRGYSRTWLRGDLLAGVTVTAYLVPQVMAYAELAGVPAQTGLWAVVGALTLYAFLGSSRLLSVGPESTTALMTAAALATVAGTGTDVTAAAAALALLVAGFCVLGWLLRLGALADILSRPVLVGYLAGIAGIMVASQLGKLLGVPEDADGFVPELREVFDELDQVHGPTAALSLITLAAMLVAAARFPRAPVALVGMLGATAAAAVLDLSDRGVRLVGEIPGGFPVPGVPDIGLSELSTMLAPALGIAFVGYTDNILTGRGFATRHGQTIDPQRELLALGAANLGAGLLQGMPVSSSGSRTAIADAVGGRTQLTGLVTVACTLLALITLKPLLAAFPLAALAAVVVYAATRLVDVPELVRFARFRRSELLLALATTAGVLVFDVLLGIVVAIGLSVLDLLRRVARPHDAIQGLVPSLAGMHDVDDYPSAQVIPGLLVYRYDSPLFFANAENFRTRALAAVDAASAPVRWFLLNVEANVEIDVTGADALESLRSELERRGIILALARLKQDLRDQLAPTGLLDRIGDEHIFPTLPTAVEGFNAREQEDSP; encoded by the coding sequence ATGAGGGTGCCGGCGCCCGGCTGGGTGCGCGGTTACAGCCGCACCTGGCTGCGCGGAGACTTGCTCGCCGGCGTGACGGTGACGGCGTACCTGGTCCCGCAGGTGATGGCGTACGCCGAGCTGGCGGGCGTGCCGGCGCAGACCGGCCTGTGGGCCGTGGTGGGCGCCCTCACCCTCTACGCGTTCCTCGGCTCGTCACGGCTGCTGTCGGTGGGTCCCGAGTCGACCACCGCGCTCATGACCGCGGCCGCCCTGGCGACGGTCGCCGGCACCGGGACCGACGTCACCGCCGCCGCTGCCGCGCTCGCGCTGCTGGTGGCCGGCTTCTGCGTGCTCGGCTGGCTGCTCCGGCTCGGTGCCCTGGCAGACATCCTGTCCCGCCCGGTCCTCGTCGGCTACCTGGCCGGGATCGCCGGGATCATGGTGGCCTCGCAACTCGGCAAGCTGCTCGGCGTGCCGGAGGACGCCGACGGCTTCGTGCCCGAGCTCCGTGAGGTGTTCGACGAGCTCGACCAGGTGCACGGGCCGACGGCCGCGCTGAGTCTGATCACGCTGGCCGCGATGCTGGTGGCCGCCGCGCGCTTCCCGCGCGCGCCGGTGGCCCTCGTGGGGATGCTCGGTGCCACCGCGGCCGCCGCCGTCCTCGACCTCTCCGATCGCGGGGTGCGGCTGGTCGGAGAGATCCCCGGCGGCTTCCCGGTGCCCGGCGTTCCCGACATCGGCCTGTCGGAGCTGAGCACCATGCTGGCTCCGGCACTGGGGATCGCCTTCGTGGGGTACACCGACAACATCCTCACCGGCCGCGGGTTCGCCACCCGGCACGGCCAGACCATCGACCCGCAACGCGAGCTCCTCGCCCTCGGTGCCGCGAACCTCGGGGCCGGCCTGCTGCAGGGGATGCCGGTGAGCAGCAGCGGAAGTCGCACCGCCATCGCGGACGCGGTCGGCGGGCGCACGCAGCTGACCGGCCTGGTGACGGTGGCGTGCACCCTGCTGGCGCTGATCACCCTGAAGCCACTGCTGGCGGCCTTCCCGCTCGCGGCCCTCGCGGCCGTCGTCGTGTACGCCGCCACCCGGCTGGTCGACGTACCCGAGCTGGTCCGCTTCGCCCGGTTCCGCCGCAGCGAGCTCCTGCTGGCCCTGGCCACGACGGCCGGCGTGCTGGTATTCGACGTGCTGCTCGGCATCGTGGTCGCCATCGGGCTCTCGGTGCTCGACCTGCTGCGCCGGGTGGCCCGGCCGCACGACGCGATCCAGGGCCTGGTCCCGAGCCTCGCCGGCATGCACGACGTCGACGACTACCCGTCGGCGCAGGTGATCCCCGGACTGCTGGTCTACCGCTACGACTCGCCCTTGTTCTTCGCCAACGCCGAGAACTTCCGCACCCGTGCCCTCGCCGCCGTCGACGCCGCGAGCGCTCCCGTGCGCTGGTTCCTCCTCAACGTCGAGGCCAACGTCGAGATCGATGTCACCGGCGCGGACGCGCTGGAGTCGCTGCGTTCCGAGCTGGAGCGACGCGGCATCATCCTTGCCCTGGCACGCCTGAAGCAGGACCTCCGCGACCAACTCGCCCCGACCGGGCTGCTCGACCGGATCGGCGACGAGCACATCTTCCCCACGTTGCCGACCGCGGTCGAGGGCTTCAATGCCCGGGAACAGGAGGATTCGCCGTGA